The following proteins come from a genomic window of Nodosilinea sp. FACHB-141:
- a CDS encoding ATP-binding protein: MGMSQPLGSVIQGSLSQGLEVRLHPDISVEDMRVGKFLVVQGQRSQFFCMLTDVTLGTGSQRILAHPPEPSNLFLQEVLAGTGTYGTINLTPMLMFTQQESEGVGSKGKAKKKGADSSYGSMEVQSSADVELLPVKTIPAHFSQVYDASDRDFRIIFGWEDDPHRRNFAIGQPIDMEVPVCLDLDRFVERSNGIFGKSGTGKSFLTRLLLAGIIQRQAAVNLIFDMHSEYGWEAVSEGKQFSTVKGLRQLFPGQVQMFTLDPEATQRRGVRDAQELYISFDQIDVEDLNLVRGELNLSEASLENAIILRNEFGKAWINRLLTMTNEEIQEFCETKMGSKSSIMALQRKLTRLADIKYMKAASGTNYITQILAAIDEGKHVVVEFGSQSNMLAYMLATNVIARRIHASYVKKADRFLQTKNVVDRPRQLMITIEEAHRFLDPATARQTIFGTIAREMRKYFVTLLVVDQRPSGIDNEVMSQIGTRITALLNDEKDIDAIFTGVSGGQSLRSVLAKLDSKQQALVLGHAVPMPVVVRTRPYDSTFYTQVGATAWEELPDEVVFKASEMARADLGF, from the coding sequence ATGGGGATGAGTCAGCCGCTGGGGTCGGTCATCCAGGGTTCGCTGAGCCAGGGGCTAGAGGTGCGCCTGCACCCCGATATTTCGGTAGAAGACATGCGGGTGGGCAAGTTTCTGGTGGTGCAGGGGCAGCGATCGCAGTTTTTCTGCATGCTCACCGACGTCACCTTAGGCACCGGCAGCCAGCGCATTTTGGCCCATCCGCCAGAGCCGTCGAACCTGTTTTTGCAGGAGGTGCTGGCCGGGACGGGCACCTACGGCACGATCAACCTGACGCCGATGCTGATGTTTACGCAGCAGGAGAGTGAGGGAGTAGGGAGCAAGGGAAAGGCGAAGAAAAAAGGGGCTGACAGCAGCTACGGATCGATGGAAGTGCAGAGTAGCGCTGACGTGGAATTGCTGCCAGTGAAGACGATTCCGGCCCACTTTAGTCAAGTGTATGACGCCAGCGATCGCGACTTTCGCATCATCTTTGGTTGGGAAGATGACCCCCATCGGCGGAACTTTGCGATCGGTCAACCCATCGACATGGAGGTGCCAGTCTGTCTGGATCTCGATCGCTTTGTGGAGCGCAGCAACGGCATTTTTGGTAAGTCGGGTACGGGCAAATCGTTTCTCACCCGGCTGCTGCTGGCGGGCATTATTCAACGCCAGGCGGCAGTCAATTTGATCTTTGACATGCACTCCGAGTACGGCTGGGAGGCCGTTAGCGAGGGCAAGCAGTTTAGCACCGTCAAGGGGCTGAGGCAGCTGTTTCCTGGTCAGGTGCAGATGTTTACCCTCGACCCCGAGGCTACCCAGCGACGCGGCGTGCGCGATGCCCAGGAGCTATACATCAGCTTTGACCAGATCGATGTGGAAGACCTGAATCTGGTGCGGGGCGAGCTGAATCTATCGGAGGCCAGCCTGGAAAACGCCATCATTCTGCGCAACGAGTTTGGCAAGGCCTGGATCAATCGCCTGCTAACCATGACCAACGAGGAGATCCAGGAATTCTGCGAGACCAAGATGGGCAGCAAGTCATCAATCATGGCGCTGCAGCGCAAGCTCACCCGACTGGCCGACATTAAATATATGAAGGCGGCCAGCGGCACCAACTACATCACCCAGATTCTCGCAGCCATCGACGAGGGCAAGCATGTGGTGGTGGAGTTTGGCTCCCAGTCGAACATGCTGGCTTACATGTTGGCCACCAACGTAATTGCCCGGCGCATCCACGCCAGCTACGTCAAAAAGGCCGATCGCTTCTTGCAGACCAAGAACGTGGTGGACAGGCCCCGTCAGCTGATGATCACCATCGAAGAGGCCCACCGCTTTCTCGACCCAGCCACAGCGCGGCAGACCATCTTTGGCACCATTGCCCGAGAAATGCGCAAATATTTTGTCACCCTGCTGGTAGTTGATCAACGGCCCTCGGGCATTGACAATGAGGTGATGTCGCAAATTGGCACCCGCATCACCGCCCTACTCAACGACGAGAAAGATATTGACGCTATCTTTACCGGTGTGTCGGGGGGGCAGAGTTTGCGATCGGTGCTGGCCAAGCTCGACTCCAAGCAGCAGGCCCTGGTACTGGGCCATGCCGTGCCCATGCCCGTGGTGGTGCGCACCCGTCCCTACGACAGCACTTTTTATACTCAAGTAGGAGCCACTGCCTGGGAAGAGCTGCCTGACGAGGTGGTGTTTAAAGCCTCAGAAATGGCCCGTGCCGATCTGGGGTTTTAA
- the ppc gene encoding phosphoenolpyruvate carboxylase, translated as MSSTLHSSGDARPAAQTDPASLPAAVDDQSSWQDLLLRHRLRVVEDLWENVLEHACGPELLKLLQQLRRMCSPDGQAPTAAEARVKAVVDVVEALDLEDAIRASRAFALYFQLINIVEQHYEQRDQQQQYRAAYETSELAQRIGQSIFGNSSSDSESSNLFQADLLTRSIADPPSSRKEAGTFHWLFPTLKRLNVPPQVIQNLIDQLDVRLVFTAHPTEIVRHTIRDKQRRIASILRQMDQAEESAQTLGLASSWEIEELKEQLTEEIRLWWRTDELHQFKPSVLDEVDYTLHYFNVVLFDALPQLYQRFERAIATTFPELDPPRHRFCRFGSWVGADRDGNPSVTPEVTWKTACYQRNLVLNKYMASIDRLVELLSLSLHWSEVLPELLESLEQDQVKMADIYDELAIRYRQEPYRLKLAYIKQRLKNTCDRSQRLYQSDPFADHSNDPSGLPIYRYGHEFLAELRLIQRNLEATGLNCQDLNTLICQVEIFGFNLAQLDLRQESTRHSDALDEIAEYLQVLPQPYSELPEADKIAWLVSELTTRRPLTPRELPFSAKTRETIATLHMVRQLHQEFGPDICGSYVISMSHTVSDLLEVLLLAKEAGLYDPSAELSSLQPVPLFETVEDLQRAPAVMEELFQLPLYRNLLEGQAKQPANEGPGSVATPRAVPLQEVMLGYSDSNKDSGFLSSNWEIHKAQQALQTTADRYGVSLRIFHGRGGSVGRGGGPAYEAILAQPGRSIKGRIKITEQGEVLASKYNLSDLALYNLETVTTAVIQASLLSNSVDDIQPWNETMEELATRSRSHYRQLIYEQPDLVNFFHQVTPIQEISQLQISSRPSRRGGKKDLGSLRAIPWVFSWTQARFLLPSWYGVGTALQEFVDEAPEEHLKVLRYFYSKWPFFKMVISKVEMTLAKVDLQIAEHYVRELTTPEDKERFLDLFSTISQEFYLTRDMVLRITDCERLLDGDPDLQRSVYLRNGTIVPLGFLQVALLKRLRQYKDQAATGVIRSRYSQGELLRGALLTINGIAAGMRNTG; from the coding sequence ATGAGTTCAACGCTCCACTCCTCCGGGGATGCCCGGCCCGCAGCTCAGACTGACCCGGCTAGCCTGCCCGCAGCGGTGGATGATCAGTCCTCGTGGCAAGATTTGCTGCTGCGCCACCGGCTGCGCGTGGTCGAAGACCTGTGGGAAAACGTCTTGGAGCACGCCTGTGGCCCTGAACTCCTAAAACTGCTCCAGCAGCTGCGGCGCATGTGCTCCCCTGATGGGCAGGCCCCCACCGCCGCTGAGGCTCGGGTTAAAGCCGTGGTCGACGTGGTCGAAGCTCTTGACCTCGAAGACGCCATTCGGGCTTCGCGGGCCTTTGCCCTCTACTTTCAGCTGATTAACATCGTCGAACAGCACTACGAGCAGCGCGATCAGCAGCAGCAGTACCGGGCCGCCTACGAAACCTCGGAGCTGGCTCAGCGCATCGGCCAATCGATTTTTGGCAATAGCAGCAGCGACAGCGAGTCGAGCAACCTCTTCCAGGCTGACCTGCTGACCCGCAGCATTGCCGACCCCCCCAGCAGCCGCAAAGAGGCAGGTACCTTCCACTGGCTATTCCCTACCCTCAAGCGGCTGAACGTGCCGCCCCAGGTAATCCAAAACTTGATCGATCAGCTTGACGTGCGGCTGGTGTTTACCGCCCACCCCACCGAAATTGTGCGCCACACTATCCGTGACAAGCAGCGGCGGATCGCCAGTATTTTGCGCCAGATGGATCAGGCTGAAGAGAGCGCCCAAACCCTAGGCCTGGCTTCCTCTTGGGAGATCGAGGAACTCAAAGAACAGCTCACCGAAGAAATTCGCCTCTGGTGGCGCACCGACGAGCTGCACCAGTTTAAGCCCTCGGTGCTCGACGAAGTTGACTATACCCTGCACTACTTCAACGTGGTGCTGTTTGATGCCCTGCCCCAGCTATATCAGCGGTTTGAGCGGGCGATCGCCACCACCTTCCCCGAACTTGACCCTCCCCGCCACCGCTTTTGCCGGTTTGGCTCCTGGGTAGGGGCCGATCGCGACGGCAACCCCTCCGTTACCCCCGAGGTCACTTGGAAGACCGCCTGCTACCAGCGCAACCTGGTGCTCAACAAGTACATGGCATCTATCGATCGCCTGGTCGAGTTGCTTAGCCTTTCCCTCCACTGGAGCGAGGTTTTGCCCGAGCTGCTCGAATCGCTGGAGCAAGACCAGGTCAAAATGGCCGACATCTATGACGAGCTGGCCATTCGCTACCGTCAAGAACCCTACCGCCTCAAGCTGGCCTATATCAAGCAGCGGCTCAAGAACACCTGCGATCGCAGCCAGCGCCTCTATCAAAGTGACCCCTTTGCCGACCACTCCAACGACCCCAGCGGCTTGCCCATCTACCGCTATGGCCACGAGTTTCTAGCCGAGCTGCGGCTGATTCAGCGCAACTTAGAAGCCACCGGCCTCAACTGCCAAGACCTCAACACCCTGATCTGCCAGGTCGAAATCTTTGGTTTTAACCTGGCCCAGCTTGACCTGCGGCAAGAGAGCACCCGCCACTCCGACGCCCTCGACGAGATCGCCGAGTACCTGCAAGTTTTGCCCCAGCCCTATAGCGAGCTGCCCGAGGCCGACAAAATTGCCTGGCTGGTCAGCGAACTCACCACCCGCCGCCCCCTCACCCCCCGCGAGCTGCCCTTCTCCGCCAAAACCCGCGAGACCATCGCTACTCTGCACATGGTGCGCCAGCTCCACCAGGAGTTTGGCCCTGACATCTGCGGCAGCTATGTGATCAGCATGAGCCACACCGTCAGCGACCTGCTGGAGGTGCTGCTGTTGGCCAAGGAGGCGGGTCTCTACGACCCCAGCGCCGAGCTGAGCAGCCTGCAGCCGGTGCCCCTATTTGAGACCGTCGAAGACCTCCAGCGCGCCCCAGCGGTCATGGAGGAGCTGTTTCAGTTGCCCCTGTATCGCAACCTGCTAGAAGGCCAAGCCAAGCAGCCCGCCAACGAAGGCCCCGGCAGCGTGGCCACGCCCCGAGCCGTGCCCCTGCAAGAGGTGATGCTGGGCTACTCCGACAGCAACAAGGACTCCGGCTTTCTCAGCAGCAACTGGGAAATCCACAAGGCTCAGCAGGCGCTTCAGACCACCGCCGATCGCTACGGCGTTTCCCTGCGGATCTTCCACGGACGCGGCGGCTCGGTAGGGCGCGGCGGCGGCCCGGCCTACGAGGCGATTTTGGCCCAGCCGGGCCGCAGCATCAAAGGCCGCATCAAAATCACCGAGCAGGGAGAGGTGCTGGCTTCTAAGTACAACCTCTCTGACCTGGCTCTCTACAACCTGGAGACGGTGACCACTGCCGTCATTCAGGCCAGCCTGCTGAGTAACAGTGTCGACGACATTCAGCCCTGGAACGAGACCATGGAGGAGCTGGCCACTCGCTCCCGCAGCCACTACCGTCAGCTGATCTACGAACAGCCCGATCTGGTCAACTTCTTCCACCAAGTCACTCCCATTCAGGAAATTAGCCAGCTCCAGATCAGCTCGCGCCCCTCGCGCCGGGGAGGTAAGAAAGACCTCGGTAGTCTGCGGGCGATTCCCTGGGTGTTTAGCTGGACCCAGGCCCGGTTTTTGCTGCCCTCCTGGTACGGGGTGGGCACGGCTTTGCAAGAGTTTGTGGACGAAGCGCCTGAAGAACACCTCAAGGTGCTGCGCTACTTCTACAGCAAGTGGCCTTTCTTCAAGATGGTGATCTCCAAGGTGGAGATGACTCTGGCTAAGGTCGATCTGCAAATTGCTGAGCACTACGTGCGCGAACTCACCACCCCCGAAGACAAAGAGCGGTTTTTGGATCTGTTTAGCACCATTTCTCAAGAGTTTTACTTGACCCGTGACATGGTGCTGCGAATTACCGACTGCGAGCGGCTGCTCGATGGTGACCCCGATTTGCAGCGATCGGTCTACCTGCGCAACGGCACCATCGTGCCTCTGGGCTTTTTGCAGGTGGCCCTGTTGAAGCGCCTGCGCCAGTACAAAGACCAGGCGGCGACGGGGGTGATTCGATCGCGCTACAGCCAAGGCGAGTTGCTGCGCGGCGCACTGCTTACCATCAACGGCATCGCAGCAGGGATGCGCAATACCGGCTGA
- a CDS encoding DUF1574 domain-containing protein — translation MPVSLSNPTLSPNSPTATVLGWLKQAMGLPTAELHIKLRGNILHVLCETPAALDQSAVLLKLVRSLIEGGDDLVRQHYPQVYQLYVYSRLEGNPTPEWTAPIYLNRLERHLAQLVLENQDEADIKATHSLLEKYNQGQSARGVEGGSGAIVLSNLSLARKGDPEAIAWYLSETLSSLDVGVWVSIKAIPGTAHLHRMAIPVGLASRIAGDDGEATADDPAGTDTTISRLWILCEATYSPDPSLIARPTAERLRQLQLTQFKDAVLLLQVRGETKPDWSLRIDLTPPEEMLREWGRWGDTDAIARLLSAAVASWHLGVTAELTNGTLHLICSPQSGDHDTQQAEGLAAQEAVLEALTTPLNDLAPQGIPRAVIYGQAGANATPAWVQYLDLPAAEHSALADTPEYLGQTGDLPAIAFLLTRLLNPSLDDRLATGGQRVQLLRRDGLLHVMVDGPVAPRRRLVAPPINDYLHSLSPMGIEGVRIYGRRSGQSQPAWTFGQDFLARRRLVPEATPEFTASDSYVNELLVRPDGPVTAAEIEAELEEDVALSQWVQDVLAQGRHLLLRSQLLTSATPDLGDGVESLDNLGRSDGFKIAVVWAAVGVLVALQVDWLLGQIITPPSQQAKAEDIAPPPTEAPLASDPLAEDLAELDWPGSQSSDNGWGEGGFTSDSNGDTAGAQSLDTSPSQPIVAINDLVEQASFSSFNSDQMNEKLALYYQRLEQSGPPDVMIVGSSRALRGVDPVALRQELATIGYDNVSIFNFGINGATAQVVDLVIRQVLEPDQLPQLIIWADGARAFNSGRVDATYNAIAASPGYREVANRRAEELEAVATPGDPTTPGSPETSTGSLPKSYAAMDEWLSGRLATVSAVYADRDRLKGWFQQQLMVATPTPTGSSEEGLDAAMPEGSTIDFDGFLALSVRFNPATYYQDFARVSGRYDGDYDSFRLEGQQVEAFANLLSFTQEQDIPIVFINTPLTDEYLDDYRRDAEAEFLQHMLKLSTTETGFLFRDFAQLWPDRYDYFSDPSHLNRYGAYQVSSQLGQDPLIAWPRPATPPAPPALP, via the coding sequence ATGCCTGTGTCTTTATCCAACCCCACCCTTAGCCCCAACTCACCAACAGCCACCGTGTTGGGCTGGCTGAAGCAGGCCATGGGGTTGCCCACGGCGGAGCTGCACATCAAGCTGCGGGGCAACATTCTCCACGTGCTCTGCGAGACCCCAGCGGCGCTAGATCAGTCGGCGGTGCTGCTCAAGCTGGTGCGATCGCTGATCGAAGGCGGCGACGACCTGGTGCGCCAGCACTACCCCCAGGTGTATCAGCTCTACGTCTACAGTCGGCTAGAGGGCAACCCTACCCCTGAATGGACGGCCCCCATCTATCTCAACCGGCTGGAGCGTCACCTGGCCCAGCTGGTGCTCGAAAACCAGGATGAGGCCGATATCAAGGCCACCCACTCGCTGCTGGAGAAATATAACCAGGGCCAGTCAGCCCGAGGGGTTGAGGGCGGCAGCGGGGCGATCGTACTGTCGAACCTGAGTCTGGCCCGCAAGGGCGATCCCGAGGCAATCGCCTGGTACCTGAGCGAGACCCTCAGCAGCCTTGACGTTGGGGTGTGGGTCAGCATTAAGGCCATACCCGGCACCGCCCACCTGCACCGGATGGCGATTCCCGTTGGGCTAGCGTCGCGGATCGCCGGCGATGATGGCGAAGCCACGGCAGACGACCCAGCGGGCACCGACACAACCATCTCTCGGCTGTGGATTCTCTGCGAGGCTACCTACAGCCCCGACCCCTCGCTGATTGCCCGCCCCACGGCAGAACGGCTACGGCAGCTTCAGCTCACCCAGTTTAAGGATGCGGTGCTGCTGCTCCAGGTGCGGGGCGAAACCAAGCCCGACTGGAGCCTGCGCATTGACCTCACCCCGCCCGAGGAAATGCTGCGGGAGTGGGGCCGCTGGGGCGATACCGATGCGATCGCCCGCCTGCTCTCGGCAGCGGTGGCCAGCTGGCACTTGGGCGTCACCGCCGAGTTGACCAACGGCACCCTGCACCTGATCTGCTCACCCCAGAGCGGCGACCACGATACCCAGCAGGCCGAGGGGCTAGCCGCCCAGGAGGCCGTGCTCGAAGCCCTGACGACACCCCTCAACGACCTCGCCCCCCAGGGCATTCCCCGGGCCGTGATCTACGGCCAAGCCGGGGCCAACGCTACCCCCGCCTGGGTGCAGTACCTCGACCTGCCCGCCGCCGAGCACAGTGCCCTAGCCGACACCCCCGAGTACCTAGGCCAGACCGGCGACCTGCCCGCGATCGCCTTCCTGCTCACCCGGCTGCTCAACCCCAGCCTCGACGACCGCCTGGCCACGGGCGGCCAGCGGGTGCAGCTGCTGCGCCGCGACGGGCTGCTGCACGTCATGGTCGATGGCCCGGTGGCCCCCCGCCGCCGTTTAGTGGCCCCGCCCATCAACGACTATTTGCACTCCCTCAGCCCCATGGGCATTGAAGGAGTGAGGATCTACGGCAGGCGATCGGGGCAGTCGCAGCCCGCCTGGACCTTCGGCCAAGATTTTTTGGCTCGCCGCCGCCTGGTGCCCGAGGCCACCCCAGAGTTCACCGCCTCTGACTCCTACGTCAACGAGCTGCTGGTGCGGCCCGACGGCCCCGTCACTGCCGCCGAAATTGAAGCCGAGTTAGAGGAGGACGTTGCCCTCAGCCAGTGGGTGCAAGACGTATTGGCCCAGGGCCGCCACCTGCTGCTGCGATCGCAGCTGCTGACCAGCGCTACCCCCGACCTGGGCGACGGTGTCGAGAGCCTAGACAACCTGGGCCGCTCCGACGGGTTCAAAATTGCTGTCGTGTGGGCCGCAGTAGGCGTCCTCGTCGCCCTTCAGGTGGATTGGCTGCTGGGGCAGATTATCACCCCGCCGAGCCAGCAGGCCAAGGCTGAAGACATTGCCCCCCCTCCAACCGAGGCTCCTCTAGCCAGCGACCCATTGGCGGAAGATCTGGCAGAGCTTGACTGGCCCGGTTCCCAAAGCAGCGACAACGGCTGGGGCGAAGGTGGCTTTACCAGCGATTCAAACGGCGATACCGCTGGGGCACAATCCCTCGACACCAGCCCTAGTCAGCCCATCGTCGCCATCAATGACCTGGTCGAGCAGGCGTCGTTCTCCAGCTTTAACAGCGACCAGATGAACGAGAAGCTAGCGCTTTACTACCAGCGCCTAGAGCAGTCTGGCCCTCCCGATGTGATGATCGTGGGTAGCTCCCGCGCCCTGCGGGGGGTTGACCCCGTGGCCCTGCGCCAGGAGCTAGCTACCATCGGCTACGACAATGTCAGCATCTTCAACTTCGGCATTAACGGGGCCACCGCCCAGGTGGTTGACCTGGTGATTCGCCAGGTGCTGGAGCCCGACCAGCTGCCCCAGCTAATTATTTGGGCCGACGGGGCGCGGGCCTTTAACAGCGGCCGAGTCGATGCCACCTATAACGCCATTGCGGCCTCCCCCGGCTACCGCGAGGTGGCCAACCGCCGCGCCGAAGAGCTGGAGGCCGTCGCCACCCCCGGCGACCCCACGACCCCGGGTAGCCCCGAAACTTCAACCGGGTCGTTGCCCAAGAGCTACGCCGCCATGGATGAGTGGCTCAGCGGTCGACTGGCCACGGTCTCGGCGGTGTATGCCGATCGCGATCGCCTCAAGGGTTGGTTTCAGCAGCAGCTGATGGTTGCCACCCCTACCCCCACCGGTTCCAGTGAAGAGGGCCTCGACGCCGCCATGCCCGAGGGCAGCACCATCGACTTCGATGGCTTTTTGGCCCTCTCGGTGCGGTTTAACCCGGCCACCTACTACCAAGATTTTGCTCGAGTTTCCGGTCGCTACGACGGCGACTACGACAGCTTTCGCCTAGAGGGCCAACAGGTGGAGGCCTTCGCCAATCTGCTCAGCTTTACCCAAGAGCAGGACATTCCCATCGTGTTCATCAATACCCCGCTCACCGATGAATACCTTGACGACTACCGGCGAGATGCTGAGGCCGAGTTCTTGCAGCACATGCTCAAGCTCTCCACCACCGAGACCGGGTTTCTCTTTCGCGACTTTGCCCAGCTCTGGCCCGATCGCTACGACTACTTCTCAGACCCCAGCCACCTGAACCGCTACGGCGCCTATCAGGTCTCTAGCCAGCTGGGGCAAGACCCGCTAATTGCCTGGCCCCGCCCCGCCACTCCCCCTGCTCCCCCCGCTCTACCATGA
- a CDS encoding MBOAT family protein: protein MTLPSLVYALFLLSVVGVFWTLESLQARLWLLVVASLIFYASIQVQYLLLMVAVLIVTFFVGNAIAAPLDWRIPNPRWQLAERGWNQRRTQLLWLGVGINVALLLGFKYAEGLFRWLGIELGTAPDDTLTRIIMPLGLSFFVFECIAYLVDVYRGSPAALNFSDFAAYKLYFPKLISGPITRFHPFIDQVEQQKPPGLNTAVEGLWLIAYGAMKKLLIADHIAILVNLSFDNLERAGSADIWLATFAYGLQLYLDFSAYVNIARGSALLMGINLPQNFDAPYFTTSLADFWRRWHITLGDWLRNYLYFPLGGSRRGLVRTCLNLMAVMLIAGVWHGNNWGFLIWGGLHGAGLVIHRLSLAWGKAVPKLKAFWGTLPGTGLGWLLTQGLVFFSWLFFRLPEPDRYTLALQRLWGTPSDAQFSQLVYLESLGFTFTQLLLLLCGVVGLMAGAYVIKRGLKLELSWPVKLLLVPLFSVLAWLLAPAETLPYIYFDF from the coding sequence ATGACCCTGCCCTCCCTGGTCTACGCCCTGTTTTTGCTCAGCGTCGTCGGCGTGTTTTGGACGCTGGAATCGCTCCAGGCGCGGCTGTGGCTGCTGGTGGTGGCCAGCCTGATCTTCTACGCCTCGATTCAGGTGCAGTATCTGCTGCTGATGGTGGCGGTGCTGATCGTGACGTTTTTTGTTGGCAATGCGATCGCCGCCCCCCTCGACTGGCGCATTCCTAACCCCCGCTGGCAGCTAGCTGAACGGGGCTGGAACCAGCGGCGCACCCAGCTGCTGTGGCTGGGCGTAGGCATCAACGTGGCGCTGCTGCTGGGGTTTAAGTATGCCGAAGGACTGTTTCGCTGGCTGGGGATCGAGCTGGGCACCGCCCCGGACGATACTCTTACCCGCATCATCATGCCCCTGGGGCTGAGCTTCTTTGTCTTTGAGTGCATCGCCTACCTGGTAGACGTGTATCGGGGGTCGCCAGCGGCGCTCAACTTCTCTGACTTTGCCGCCTACAAGCTCTACTTCCCAAAGCTGATCTCTGGCCCCATCACCCGCTTTCACCCCTTTATCGACCAGGTTGAGCAGCAGAAGCCGCCGGGCCTCAACACCGCCGTCGAGGGGCTGTGGCTGATCGCCTATGGCGCAATGAAAAAGCTGCTGATTGCCGACCACATAGCCATTTTGGTCAACCTCAGCTTCGACAACCTGGAGCGGGCGGGCAGCGCCGACATCTGGCTGGCCACCTTTGCCTACGGCCTGCAGCTCTACCTCGACTTCAGCGCCTACGTCAATATTGCCCGCGGTAGCGCCCTGCTGATGGGCATTAACCTGCCCCAAAACTTCGACGCCCCCTACTTCACCACCAGCCTGGCCGACTTTTGGCGGCGCTGGCACATCACTCTGGGCGACTGGCTGCGCAACTACCTCTACTTTCCCCTGGGGGGGTCGCGGCGGGGGCTGGTGCGCACCTGCCTCAACCTGATGGCGGTGATGCTGATTGCGGGGGTCTGGCACGGCAACAACTGGGGCTTTTTAATCTGGGGCGGTCTGCATGGGGCGGGTCTGGTGATCCACCGGCTGAGCCTAGCCTGGGGCAAAGCGGTGCCCAAACTCAAGGCGTTTTGGGGCACGCTGCCGGGGACGGGGCTGGGCTGGCTGCTCACCCAGGGGCTGGTGTTCTTTAGCTGGCTATTCTTTCGGCTGCCCGAGCCCGATCGCTACACCCTGGCCCTACAGCGGCTCTGGGGCACCCCGTCAGATGCCCAGTTTAGTCAGCTGGTCTATCTAGAGTCGCTGGGCTTTACCTTTACGCAGCTGCTGCTGCTGCTCTGTGGTGTGGTGGGGCTGATGGCGGGGGCCTACGTGATCAAGCGGGGGCTAAAGCTAGAGCTGAGCTGGCCGGTGAAGCTGCTGCTGGTGCCGTTGTTTAGCGTGCTGGCCTGGCTGCTGGCTCCGGCGGAGACGTTGCCGTATATTTATTTCGACTTCTAG
- a CDS encoding GNAT family N-acetyltransferase, protein MDLPAEQPILYTSRLVLRPFVLADVAAVVALAGDRAVAENTLSIPHPYSEAEAEEWINQRPTAWAKQKAINYAITLPDDTLCGSVGLALYPVYNMAELGYWIGRPYWGQGYATEAGAAVVDFGFSALGLNRVNAVYFGDNLASGRVMEKLGMAKEGYRRRQTPKWGVYRDVALCGLLREDWEKGRQP, encoded by the coding sequence ATGGATTTACCAGCTGAGCAACCAATTCTGTATACGTCGCGGTTGGTGCTGCGGCCGTTTGTGCTGGCGGATGTGGCGGCGGTGGTGGCGCTGGCGGGCGATCGCGCCGTGGCCGAGAATACTCTCTCTATCCCTCACCCCTATAGCGAAGCCGAGGCGGAGGAGTGGATTAACCAACGGCCAACGGCCTGGGCAAAGCAAAAAGCTATCAACTACGCCATTACGCTGCCTGACGACACTCTCTGCGGTTCGGTTGGGCTAGCTTTGTACCCGGTCTACAACATGGCCGAGCTGGGCTATTGGATCGGGCGGCCTTACTGGGGGCAGGGCTATGCCACGGAAGCTGGGGCCGCCGTGGTTGACTTTGGGTTTAGCGCCCTGGGGCTGAACCGCGTCAATGCTGTGTATTTTGGCGACAACCTCGCTTCAGGCCGGGTGATGGAAAAGTTGGGCATGGCAAAGGAGGGCTATCGGCGGCGGCAAACCCCGAAGTGGGGAGTGTATCGCGATGTGGCTCTCTGCGGTCTGCTGCGCGAAGACTGGGAAAAAGGCAGGCAACCATAG